In Rhodanobacter humi, the following are encoded in one genomic region:
- the rsmB gene encoding 16S rRNA (cytosine(967)-C(5))-methyltransferase RsmB encodes MSADVRALAAQALAQVALRGVSLREAMERHAQRLPDSRDRALLMALVSDGARWWPRFDAALDRLLEQPLRKKAPVVHALLVLGLVQLEVLELADYAAVAATVEAVRALKRPQFAGLVNAVLRRWQRERATHLAALDAQPETRHAHPRWLAEAIARDWPAQAEAVLAADNREPPLMLRANRRHGTREALIERLRLDGQTAEPHSWLADAIVLPHSTDVTRLPGFDDGAFAVQDGAAQIAADLADLRGGLRVLDACAAPGGKACHLLERAEIDLTALDSAPPRVDRIRQNLQRLRLDARLLTGDAGAPKAWWNHQPFDRILVDAPCSATGVLRRRPDVRLHRRASDIAALQAQQRRILAALWPLLAPGGRLLYITCSLLRAENEAIVGELLAAQPDAHAVAFELPVGRAAAVGWQILPGDGDLDGMYYAVLEKR; translated from the coding sequence ATGAGTGCCGACGTCCGCGCGTTGGCCGCGCAGGCGCTGGCGCAGGTGGCCCTTCGCGGCGTCTCGCTGCGCGAAGCGATGGAGCGCCACGCACAACGACTCCCCGATTCCCGTGATCGCGCATTGCTCATGGCCCTGGTCAGCGACGGCGCGCGCTGGTGGCCGCGTTTCGACGCCGCACTGGATCGCCTGCTGGAGCAGCCGCTGCGCAAGAAGGCGCCGGTGGTGCATGCGCTGCTGGTGCTCGGGCTGGTGCAGCTGGAGGTGCTGGAGCTGGCCGACTACGCCGCGGTGGCGGCGACGGTGGAGGCGGTGCGCGCGCTGAAGCGGCCGCAGTTCGCGGGTCTGGTGAACGCCGTGCTGCGGCGTTGGCAGCGCGAACGCGCCACGCATCTCGCCGCGCTCGATGCGCAACCGGAAACCCGCCACGCGCACCCGCGCTGGCTGGCCGAGGCGATCGCGCGCGACTGGCCGGCACAGGCCGAGGCGGTGCTGGCGGCGGACAACCGCGAACCGCCGCTGATGCTGCGCGCGAACCGCCGCCACGGCACGCGCGAGGCATTGATCGAGCGCCTGCGCCTGGACGGCCAGACGGCCGAACCGCACAGCTGGCTGGCCGACGCCATCGTGCTGCCGCACAGCACCGACGTGACCCGCCTGCCCGGCTTCGACGACGGCGCCTTCGCGGTGCAGGACGGCGCCGCGCAAATCGCCGCCGACCTCGCCGACCTGCGCGGCGGCCTGCGCGTGCTCGACGCCTGCGCCGCACCGGGCGGCAAGGCCTGCCACCTGCTGGAACGCGCGGAGATCGACCTCACCGCGCTGGACTCCGCGCCGCCGCGCGTGGACCGCATCCGCCAGAACCTGCAGCGGCTGCGTCTGGATGCGCGCCTGCTGACCGGCGACGCGGGCGCGCCGAAGGCCTGGTGGAACCACCAGCCGTTCGACCGCATCCTGGTCGATGCGCCGTGTTCGGCCACCGGCGTGCTGCGCCGGCGCCCCGACGTGCGCCTGCACCGCCGTGCCAGCGACATCGCCGCGCTGCAGGCGCAGCAGCGGCGCATCCTGGCCGCGCTGTGGCCGCTGCTGGCGCCGGGCGGCCGGCTGCTGTACATCACCTGCTCGCTGCTGCGCGCGGAGAATGAGGCGATCGTGGGTGAGCTGCTGGCGGCGCAACCGGATGCGCACGCCGTCGCGTTCGAACTGCCCGTGGGACGGGCCGCCGCCGTGGGTTGGCAGATCCTGCCCGGCGATGGCGACCTCGACGGCATGTACTATGCGGTGCTCGAAAAGCGCTGA
- the fmt gene encoding methionyl-tRNA formyltransferase: MRVVFAGTPEFSVPCLEACRGSGADVVAVYTQPDRPAGRGRKLAPSPVKQAALAAGIAVEQPESLKGAEAQAALAAYRPDLMVVVAYGLILPRKVLAIPRLGCWNVHASLLPRWRGAAPIQRAILAGDAETGVDLMQMEAGLDTGPVLLERRTPISRADTGGSLHDRLAALGAEALAEGLRHVLAGKTMAATPQAADGVVYAHKLDKAESALDFARPAIELERQVRAFDPWPGSDAEIAGERVRVWGATALDQRHAAAPGTLLAVHRDGLDLACADGVLRVTAIQRAGGRRISAADYLNARPELREARP, encoded by the coding sequence ATGCGGGTCGTCTTCGCCGGCACGCCCGAATTTTCCGTCCCCTGCCTCGAAGCCTGCCGCGGGAGCGGCGCCGACGTGGTGGCCGTCTACACCCAGCCCGATCGCCCCGCCGGCCGCGGCCGCAAGCTCGCGCCCAGTCCCGTGAAGCAGGCCGCGCTGGCCGCCGGCATCGCGGTGGAGCAGCCCGAATCACTGAAGGGCGCCGAGGCGCAGGCTGCGCTGGCCGCGTATCGACCCGACCTGATGGTGGTGGTGGCCTACGGCCTGATCCTGCCGCGCAAGGTGCTGGCGATCCCGCGCCTGGGCTGCTGGAACGTGCACGCCAGCCTGTTGCCGCGCTGGCGCGGCGCGGCGCCGATCCAGCGCGCCATCCTCGCCGGCGACGCCGAGACGGGCGTGGATCTCATGCAGATGGAGGCCGGCCTGGACACCGGCCCGGTGCTGCTGGAGCGGCGCACGCCGATTTCGCGCGCGGACACCGGCGGCTCGCTGCACGACCGCCTCGCCGCGCTCGGCGCGGAAGCGCTGGCCGAAGGCCTGCGCCACGTGCTGGCCGGCAAGACGATGGCCGCCACGCCGCAGGCCGCCGACGGCGTCGTCTACGCGCACAAGCTGGACAAGGCCGAGTCGGCGCTGGATTTCGCCCGACCGGCGATCGAGCTGGAACGCCAGGTGCGCGCCTTCGACCCGTGGCCTGGCAGCGATGCGGAAATCGCCGGTGAGCGGGTGCGGGTCTGGGGCGCCACGGCCCTCGACCAGCGCCACGCCGCCGCGCCCGGCACCCTGCTCGCCGTCCACCGGGACGGTCTCGACCTCGCCTGCGCCGATGGCGTGCTGCGTGTCACCGCGATCCAGCGCGCCGGCGGCCGACGCATCAGCGCCGCTGACTACCTCAACGCACGCCCCGAACTGCGCGAGGCCCGCCCATGA
- the def gene encoding peptide deformylase, translated as MSLLTILEFPDPRLRTRAAPVGVFDAKLRQFVADLFETMYAANGVGLAATQVNVHQQVLVIDMSDERNQPLVLINAEIVEKDGAQVYQEGCLSFPGVYADVTRALKVKVKARDVDGKEFIYEAEGPLAVAVQHELDHLAGKVFVDYLSPLKRSLLLKRLEKQRKQAASA; from the coding sequence ATGTCCTTGCTCACCATCCTCGAATTCCCCGATCCCCGCCTGCGCACCCGGGCCGCGCCGGTCGGCGTGTTCGACGCAAAACTCCGGCAGTTCGTCGCCGACCTGTTCGAGACCATGTACGCCGCCAACGGCGTGGGCCTCGCCGCCACCCAGGTCAACGTGCACCAGCAAGTGCTGGTGATCGACATGAGCGACGAGCGCAACCAGCCGCTGGTGCTGATCAATGCCGAGATCGTCGAGAAGGACGGCGCCCAGGTCTACCAGGAGGGTTGCCTGTCCTTCCCCGGCGTCTATGCCGACGTCACCCGCGCGCTGAAGGTGAAGGTGAAGGCCCGCGACGTGGACGGCAAGGAATTCATCTACGAGGCCGAGGGTCCGCTGGCGGTGGCCGTGCAGCACGAGCTGGACCACCTCGCCGGCAAGGTGTTCGTGGACTACCTCTCGCCGCTGAAGCGCTCGCTGCTGCTCAAGCGCCTGGAGAAGCAGCGCAAGCAGGCGGCCAGCGCTTGA
- a CDS encoding LysM peptidoglycan-binding domain-containing protein produces the protein MFKKAFTVLAGTMVAAAVCAAGAAQLRSNHPDSYTVRRGDTLWGISAKFLVKPWLWPEIWQANPQVKNPHLIYPGDVLNLSFINGPALKLTPSMHREGEAVPAIPLDALKTFLKDLRVMDSSAVSKAPYVVGVEENQLRATSGQNLYVRGLDSQPGQRWAIVRPEHVFRGFDDGSGGNAVFGDELYANAAMVKSPWEEDFDNGSGHYRRGRDMGVEVKVIGTAETLRTGDPSTLLLLDSTQEVRSGDRIMPVDDNPYDPYFYPHPPKDQPKDGRVIAFTDAMDAVGPHQVVALSVGSKDGVDNGTTFAIWQPGENIHDDVASNSWNRGVGKRVTLPEEYIGHVMVFRTFDNVSYGLVMDGLRPVKKGDKLRLPE, from the coding sequence ATGTTCAAGAAAGCCTTCACGGTGCTGGCCGGCACCATGGTCGCGGCAGCGGTGTGTGCCGCCGGCGCCGCGCAGCTGCGCAGCAACCATCCCGATTCGTACACGGTGCGCCGCGGCGACACGCTGTGGGGCATTTCGGCGAAATTCCTGGTCAAGCCGTGGCTGTGGCCGGAGATCTGGCAGGCCAATCCGCAGGTGAAGAACCCGCACCTGATCTACCCGGGCGACGTGCTCAACCTGTCCTTCATCAACGGTCCCGCGCTGAAGCTGACGCCCAGCATGCACCGCGAAGGCGAGGCGGTGCCGGCGATCCCGCTGGATGCGCTGAAGACCTTCCTGAAGGACCTGCGCGTGATGGATTCCAGCGCGGTCAGCAAGGCCCCCTACGTGGTGGGCGTGGAAGAGAACCAGCTGCGCGCCACCTCGGGCCAGAACCTCTACGTGCGCGGCCTCGACAGCCAGCCCGGCCAGCGCTGGGCGATCGTGCGGCCCGAGCACGTGTTCCGCGGTTTCGACGACGGCTCCGGCGGCAATGCGGTGTTCGGCGACGAGCTGTACGCGAACGCGGCGATGGTGAAGTCGCCGTGGGAAGAGGACTTCGACAACGGCTCCGGCCACTATCGCCGCGGCCGCGACATGGGCGTCGAGGTGAAGGTGATCGGCACCGCCGAGACGCTGCGCACCGGCGACCCGTCCACCCTGCTGCTGCTCGATTCCACCCAGGAAGTGCGCAGCGGCGACCGCATCATGCCGGTGGACGACAACCCGTACGACCCGTACTTCTACCCGCATCCGCCGAAGGACCAGCCCAAGGACGGCCGCGTGATCGCGTTCACCGACGCGATGGACGCGGTGGGGCCGCACCAGGTGGTGGCGCTGTCGGTGGGCTCGAAGGACGGCGTGGACAACGGCACCACCTTCGCGATCTGGCAGCCCGGCGAGAACATCCACGACGACGTGGCCAGCAACAGCTGGAACCGCGGTGTGGGCAAGCGGGTGACCCTGCCGGAGGAATACATCGGCCACGTGATGGTGTTCCGCACCTTCGACAACGTCAGCTACGGCCTGGTGATGGACGGCCTGCGTCCGGTGAAGAAGGGCGACAAGCTGCGCCTGCCGGAATAA
- the dprA gene encoding DNA-processing protein DprA produces MDETEELRAWLTALRTPGLGQGGLREALAAADGRIDAALVRLRRQAAALDEGAAAWLDAPDEARLAADLAWLAEPGHRLLRCTEADFPPLLETIPQPPAALFVAGDAGLLLHPQVAIVGARGASPAGLEHARRFARALALAGFTVTSGMADGIDGAAHAAALDAGCATVAVVGTGPDRVYPRKHHALAQRIAAQGAVVSEFPPGTAARADHFPRRNRLISGLALGTVVVEAGLQSGSLITARLAGEQGREVFALPGSIANPLARGCHRLIRDGARLVEEPAEVIEALAPAARALGVELAERLARPDAPAPIRDGGWRDDPDYRRLLDALGHDPATLDELVRRSGLAAAALSSMLLMLELEGRVAGLPGNRYQCMPG; encoded by the coding sequence ATGGACGAAACGGAAGAACTGCGCGCCTGGCTCACCGCCCTGCGCACTCCGGGCCTGGGCCAGGGCGGCCTGCGCGAGGCGCTGGCCGCGGCCGACGGCCGCATCGATGCCGCGCTGGTGCGGCTGCGCCGGCAGGCCGCCGCGCTGGACGAGGGCGCCGCCGCCTGGCTGGACGCGCCCGACGAGGCGCGCCTCGCCGCCGACCTCGCCTGGCTGGCCGAACCCGGCCATCGTCTGCTGCGCTGCACCGAGGCGGATTTCCCGCCGTTGCTGGAAACCATCCCGCAGCCGCCCGCCGCGCTGTTCGTGGCCGGCGACGCCGGCCTGCTGCTGCATCCGCAGGTGGCCATCGTGGGCGCGCGCGGCGCCAGCCCGGCGGGGCTGGAACACGCGCGCCGCTTCGCCCGCGCGCTGGCGCTGGCCGGTTTCACGGTGACCAGCGGCATGGCCGATGGCATCGACGGTGCCGCCCACGCGGCCGCGCTGGATGCGGGCTGCGCCACCGTCGCAGTGGTCGGCACCGGGCCGGACCGGGTCTACCCGCGCAAGCACCACGCGCTGGCGCAGCGGATCGCGGCGCAGGGCGCCGTGGTCAGCGAGTTCCCGCCCGGCACTGCGGCGCGCGCCGACCACTTCCCGCGCCGCAACCGCCTCATCTCGGGGCTGGCGCTGGGCACCGTGGTGGTGGAGGCGGGCTTGCAGTCCGGCTCGCTGATCACCGCGCGGCTGGCCGGCGAGCAGGGTCGCGAGGTGTTCGCGCTGCCGGGCTCCATCGCCAACCCGCTGGCGCGCGGCTGCCACCGGCTGATCCGCGACGGCGCCCGGCTGGTCGAGGAGCCGGCCGAGGTGATCGAGGCGCTGGCCCCGGCGGCGCGTGCGCTGGGGGTGGAACTGGCCGAGCGGCTGGCCCGGCCCGATGCCCCGGCCCCCATCCGCGACGGCGGCTGGCGCGACGACCCGGACTACCGCCGCCTGCTCGATGCACTGGGCCACGACCCGGCCACACTGGACGAGCTGGTGCGGCGCAGCGGGTTGGCCGCGGCGGCGCTGTCCTCGATGCTGCTGATGCTGGAGCTGGAGGGGCGCGTGGCCGGCCTGCCCGGCAACCGCTACCAGTGCATGCCGGGGTAG